The sequence below is a genomic window from Phoenix dactylifera cultivar Barhee BC4 chromosome 16, palm_55x_up_171113_PBpolish2nd_filt_p, whole genome shotgun sequence.
GAGCTAGAGCAATGGTGGGGTCATATAACCCTGTTAGGCTGTTCCTGTTCAATTTAAAACCAATTGAAGTGAGAAATGTACCGGGGAAGCAAGTGCAGTCTCACTCAGAAGAAACAAATTCTATAGTGTTTTACTTTGGCCATAGTTTATAAGATGTACATTCTAAATGTACTGATCTCACACCAGTTCTGGCTCACGTTTGTGCAGTACCAACTAAAAAGGCCTGGAATAATTAAAAGTAGGTcttgataattaaaaaaaaaaatctaggaaCCCTACATGCGCAGGGGGGCGAAATGGAAGAACTCAGGTGCAAgcattagaagaaaaaaaattaaaaagaaagtttAAGCATCAATCTTTCCATGAGCTGAATCAGGCAGGGAATGGCGATTCTAGGCTTTAAGAGaggttaaaaattaatttttgattccaGAATATGGTGTCAAGCCTTGACATCTCCTTTATCATGTGATTCTTTGAGAAAGTCACTTTTTAGCTTTATTGACTCGAGTATCTTAGATCATGTGGGAAATCTTAAAAAGAACTTGTGCCGATTTTCTGTAGCCTTTACCTTCATTAGGGATATTGTGCGCAAGGTATATTGTCAAAGTTTGCTAAACTTTGGAAGATAGATTTGAGGATCTAATGGGTCTTAATATCTATTGCTTCTCAAACTCAAAAATAGTAGAAGTAAAAAACAAGCATACGCTCATATAGTATATTATGCAAATCGATCATACAAGTAATTACTTTGCTGCGTACTTGCACGTTTCTCAAAAAATTGGAAAAATGTCAATTCTTGCTGGGCATCAAAACTAACCAGATTAAAAATTGCATCGAAACACTAATAATGTTTTCATAGAGAATctaacatctctctctctctctaagctCCAAACCAACAATTTAGTATAAATCCAATTTTCAACTATTGACATAAAGTATTAACTCCACTAATCAACTTGCTTCCAATATATAAACGAAATTTAAAAGCCATAGTTAGGTAACCCAACCTTTCCTATTCAATTTCTACTACAATTCGCATTCATGTTAAGAAGTTTTTGGGACGATGCCTTATTAGCACATAAGttttatgaaaatttatatCGTCAACAATTTTTTTCATCATGGCTACTTGTGAATGAATGTTAGGACTTATACTAGCATTCCATTTTCTTTACGTAatgctaaaataaaaaaaaataaacattacGATGCACTAATATCCGTAACCGTAACCATTTACTTGATTTGCCGAAGAGAACATGCTAGACTTTGTCCCCTCTCTCATATATAGCTATGTATGTATCATACACCGCTATCTAGTTGCATTATTATAGATAGATAGAGCACGTGGCAAATACGATGAAGCAGTACCAAGTGGATGTACTTTCTATGGCGTTCCGCATGAAGGCAAAGTAAACCCTGCGGAGAAGTGGAATCAAAATACCATGAGGGGCCCCTAAATGGGGTCGGCACCGTGAGTGCCCCCCTGGAGTGGGTCCCTATGAGGCACTTGATCTCTCTGACACGTCAGCTTCTGGGATCCAAGTATTGCCTGTGCTGCGTGCACCACGCACCCACGAATGCAGCCAATAACGGTAGTTGATTCCTATTAGCGTACGCAGTATTTGCGATAATTTCTCACATTAAACTTGGTAGGCGGGTCCCACCCGACAGGCCCGGAGCCCACGGTTCACGTCCAAAGGAAGGGACGGTATGGTCCCCATATTGTTCCACTGGGGCCCACCAACTCCGTGAACAGAAAACACCCGTGTATCACGTCACATCCCACCGGTGGCCTCGTCCCATCGGCGGGTGCGTCTGGGTGCGAGTCCAATCCTGTCTCGATTGTGCTCCCGGTCGCGccaaaatgacataaatgctctTTCCAAACTAGTTATCAGTCTGATTGTTACGGTCATTTTTCGTAAGTTTTTGCAAATGGTAAGGAGAAAGAAGTCATTATGATTAAAAGATAAGAAGTAACGAGGTTGGCGTAATGAGGGTCAAGAACACGGGGTGATTCGTATCATTTCCCTTTAACGAAACGAGACGCAAGGGAACAAGATCGCCATCCTTTCACAAAAAGAAGAGGTGGCAAGATATAAAGAGGGTGAGAATTTTAAAGAAAGGACACGAAActcgcaaacaaaaaaaagccaACTCCATTTCCACCACATCTTCCCCTCGATTCCATCCCATATCCCGAGACCGTTACAAAATTTTCCAAGAaaataaacttaaaaaaaaaaaacaaaaggctcCTATCCTTCTTCTACATGAGAGCAACGTCCATCTAAATCCCGTTTCCGTTTCCACCGTTACAAAAAAAATCCCCCTAGATTTCCctgttttttttcctctctctctctctctcgattttTCCCCTCTTCTAGACTTCTAAACATTTTGGAAGGAAGAAAGTAAGATTCTAATCAGAACTCCCGGGGGTCCACAAAAATGGACGGCCCGGGAGGCGCCTTGGTCCAGTCCCCGAAGGCGCCGTCACTGTAGTCCTCGGCGAGGCGCTTGACACACCACAGGTCATCAGCGCACGATAGCCTCTCCCAGTGGGGGATCCCCCGCCGCAGGGGATCGCAGGCCGCCACCTCCGTCGCCACCACCCCGCACCCCCCATCCCTCGCCATGTTGTGCGCGTGACGGCACAGCGCCCTCGCCATCGCCGCCCCCCGCCGCCCCTCGCCGCCCACGCCGTAAAGAAAGTGGAACCCAAACGGCCGGAAGAGGTCCGGCACTGACGGGATCCGCAGCCACGGCAGCGCCCGGTCAACCGCTCGCGTCGTCCGCGCCAGCCCCCGACACCACCGCGACGCCCCACGGACCTCCAACCGGAACACCTCCTTGGAGTTCCACACGCTAAGCACCGCCCACGACTCCGGCGGCACCGCCAGGAACGCCTCGATGCCCTCCCACCGGAACCCCGGCTCCACGGCGAGGTAAGTCCCGAGGGAGAGGGGGTTCGAGAGGACGGCGTCGATGTCGCGGGGGAAGAACTCGGTGGTGGCGAAGCGGCGGCGGTAGAGGGTCTCGGCGTCGGCGGCGGGGAGGCGGAGGATCTGGGCGCGGCGGGAGACGGGGAGCCGGTGGGCGAACACCGGGTGGACGAGGATCGCCGGTGTCCGGAACTTGGAGTAGCCGCACCGTTCGGTGAATAACCTCACCGACGCCTCGTTATCCTTATCCGTGGCCATATACGCGTACTCCGCGCCCTTCTCTCGGAACCACTCCTCCATCCGCCTCACTAGCTTCAGCGCTATTCCCCTCCGCCTGTTCCagcaaataataattttaataatGAGGAATAAAGTATCGGATAAATTATTATA
It includes:
- the LOC103709131 gene encoding probable N-acetyltransferase HLS1; the encoded protein is MEEEGGGIVVREFNRERDGEGVEAVERMCEVGPSGEMTLFTDLLGDPVCRVRHSPAYLMLVAETSGPEGEIVGLVRGCIKTVACGKKPHRAGAPPRHHTPSPIYTKVAYLLGLRVSPSHRRRGIALKLVRRMEEWFREKGAEYAYMATDKDNEASVRLFTERCGYSKFRTPAILVHPVFAHRLPVSRRAQILRLPAADAETLYRRRFATTEFFPRDIDAVLSNPLSLGTYLAVEPGFRWEGIEAFLAVPPESWAVLSVWNSKEVFRLEVRGASRWCRGLARTTRAVDRALPWLRIPSVPDLFRPFGFHFLYGVGGEGRRGAAMARALCRHAHNMARDGGCGVVATEVAACDPLRRGIPHWERLSCADDLWCVKRLAEDYSDGAFGDWTKAPPGPSIFVDPREF